The following are encoded together in the Bacteroidales bacterium genome:
- a CDS encoding LPS-assembly protein LptD: MKILKLISIQLFNLIKADLRQTNHLVLYGTSFVCYLFFGLVVLQSPLIAQDTINSPVSDSIPTQMLDQLLETGKTEAADTLAFQLFGEDAGNDTLLKKPSESFGLENKVVYNSFEKIHFDVINKKVFLYRNADITYGTIRLKADYVEIDFAKNQVYARGVPDSLGVLKGTPVFSEGATEFEAEEMTYNFDTKKGVIQRVITQEGEGYIHGERIKKLDDERINVQRGSYTTCNLDHPHFEFRYSKAQVIPNNKIVSGPAWLVIEGVPVPLAIPFGLFPNKSGQRSGIIIPRYGEAENRGFYLERGGYYWGINDYMDFTLTGDIFTNGSWAIRPTFRYNNRYQYNGTFDFSYAKNFTGDRDSPDSQLSTDFTVRWSHAQDPKARPNSRFSANVNIVSRSFNQYNLTSTDAYLSNTFQSSIAYQTNFNNNLFLTLNASHQQNTIDGSVNITLPTLAFNTKQFYPFRKKEQLGQVRWYENITMKYSMTAENRIQTVDSLLFKPGWEDDFKTGVKHNIPISSSVKVLKFFTLTNSIDYNERWYPYTIRKTWNNDTIFTPNDTIYGKVETDTVMTFAAARDFSYSASLNTRLYGMYQFSSGPVAAIRHVLTPSVSFSLRPDFGSEAWGYWDEVQVNQKGDSLRYSHFEGLLYGGPPDGKSGNLAFSIANNLEAKVRSKKDTISGLKKVILIENFSLSMGYDIAKDSLNWSPLTVSGRTTLFKKLSINYSSTWDPYAVDATGNPINKSEWEVNRKLFHMKSTTWNFGISYRISSSDFDKGEKQSQPPDVASNTEELELLDKYTEQEISDVLDYPDNYVNWNNPWSLNLTYNLRFSNNPRYVAFGWKDNRTKVQAIGLTGDVNITPKWKMGFRTGYDFELQDFTYTTLDFYRDLHCWEMRFSWTPLGFRKSWSFGINVKASILQDLKYDRKKDFRDGF, translated from the coding sequence TTGAAAATTCTGAAATTGATAAGTATCCAACTCTTTAACTTAATAAAAGCTGATTTACGGCAAACGAACCATTTGGTGCTCTATGGTACCTCTTTCGTGTGTTACTTGTTTTTTGGATTAGTTGTGCTGCAAAGCCCGCTTATAGCTCAGGACACAATCAACTCGCCAGTCTCCGATTCAATTCCGACTCAGATGCTGGATCAACTGCTCGAAACCGGCAAAACAGAGGCTGCCGATACGTTGGCGTTTCAACTCTTTGGTGAAGACGCAGGAAATGATACCCTCCTCAAAAAACCTTCTGAATCTTTTGGCCTTGAAAACAAGGTGGTTTACAACTCTTTTGAGAAAATTCATTTTGATGTAATCAATAAAAAAGTCTTTCTCTACAGAAACGCAGACATCACTTACGGAACCATCAGGTTAAAAGCTGATTATGTGGAAATTGATTTTGCCAAAAACCAGGTTTATGCCCGCGGGGTACCTGACAGCCTTGGAGTATTGAAGGGAACTCCTGTATTTTCGGAAGGCGCCACGGAGTTTGAAGCGGAGGAAATGACCTATAATTTTGACACGAAAAAGGGTGTGATCCAGCGTGTAATCACCCAGGAAGGCGAAGGGTATATTCATGGCGAACGCATCAAGAAGTTGGATGATGAGCGCATCAATGTTCAGCGTGGAAGCTACACTACCTGCAATCTGGATCATCCGCATTTTGAGTTTCGTTACTCAAAAGCACAGGTTATTCCAAACAACAAAATTGTATCCGGTCCGGCCTGGCTGGTTATTGAGGGCGTTCCCGTGCCGCTGGCCATACCATTTGGTTTGTTTCCCAATAAAAGCGGACAGCGTTCAGGGATCATTATACCACGCTATGGCGAGGCGGAAAACCGGGGATTTTATCTCGAACGAGGGGGTTATTACTGGGGGATCAACGATTATATGGATTTTACACTGACCGGTGATATTTTCACAAACGGAAGCTGGGCAATCAGACCTACTTTCAGATACAATAACCGTTACCAGTACAATGGAACCTTTGATTTTAGTTATGCGAAAAATTTCACGGGCGACCGAGACTCTCCTGATAGTCAATTAAGTACCGACTTTACAGTAAGGTGGTCACATGCTCAGGATCCTAAAGCACGTCCAAACTCACGATTTTCAGCCAATGTGAATATTGTCAGCCGGAGTTTTAATCAATATAACCTCACCAGCACCGATGCTTATCTCAGCAATACTTTTCAATCGAGTATTGCTTACCAGACCAATTTCAACAACAATCTTTTTCTCACGCTAAATGCTTCGCATCAGCAAAATACGATCGACGGTTCGGTAAACATTACCCTGCCTACACTGGCATTTAATACCAAGCAGTTTTATCCTTTCCGAAAGAAAGAACAACTTGGGCAGGTGCGCTGGTACGAGAACATCACGATGAAATACTCCATGACTGCCGAAAACAGGATACAAACCGTTGATTCACTGCTTTTTAAGCCAGGATGGGAAGACGATTTCAAAACCGGTGTCAAGCATAATATCCCTATCAGCAGCTCAGTTAAAGTATTGAAATTCTTTACATTGACTAACTCTATTGACTATAATGAGCGCTGGTACCCCTACACGATAAGAAAAACCTGGAATAACGATACGATTTTTACTCCAAACGACACCATTTATGGCAAAGTTGAAACCGACACTGTAATGACTTTTGCTGCGGCAAGAGATTTTTCCTACTCAGCCTCGCTCAATACAAGGCTCTACGGCATGTACCAGTTTTCTTCAGGGCCTGTGGCTGCCATCCGCCATGTGTTGACACCTTCGGTTAGCTTTTCACTTCGGCCGGATTTCGGTTCAGAAGCCTGGGGCTATTGGGACGAAGTACAGGTGAACCAAAAAGGAGATTCTCTCAGGTATTCTCACTTCGAAGGATTGCTTTACGGCGGACCACCCGACGGGAAATCCGGCAACCTTGCTTTTTCAATTGCCAATAACCTGGAAGCTAAGGTGCGGTCAAAAAAAGATACGATTTCGGGGTTGAAGAAGGTTATTTTAATCGAAAACTTTTCCTTATCGATGGGATACGATATTGCAAAAGACTCATTGAATTGGTCGCCACTTACCGTGAGTGGAAGAACTACTCTTTTTAAAAAGCTGAGCATCAACTACTCGAGCACCTGGGACCCTTATGCAGTTGATGCGACGGGTAACCCGATCAATAAGTCGGAATGGGAGGTGAACAGGAAGTTGTTTCATATGAAGAGCACAACATGGAATTTCGGCATTAGCTACAGGATCAGTTCAAGTGATTTTGATAAAGGTGAAAAACAATCACAGCCACCGGATGTAGCATCAAATACTGAAGAACTTGAATTACTCGACAAATACACCGAGCAGGAGATCAGCGATGTGCTTGATTATCCTGATAATTACGTCAACTGGAACAATCCCTGGAGTTTGAATTTGACTTATAACCTCCGATTTTCCAACAACCCGAGGTATGTTGCTTTCGGATGGAAAGACAACCGTACCAAGGTGCAAGCCATCGGACTGACCGGCGATGTGAACATTACCCCAAAATGGAAAATGGGTTTTAGAACCGGTTACGATTTTGAACTCCAGGATTTTACTTACACAACATTAGATTTTTACCGCGATCTTCACTGCTGGGAGATGCGTTTCAGCTGGACGCCATTGGGATTCCGCAAGAGCTGGTCATTTGGGATCAACGTGAAAGCTTCCATATTGCAGGATTTGAAATACGACCGGAAAAAAGATTTCAGAGATGGATTTTAG
- a CDS encoding N-acetylmuramoyl-L-alanine amidase has product MKRLQKIFLVFIAVLTAIPFHQSLATLPLRQPRAFRVIIDAGHGGRDPGALGPNSVEKEITLEIAKKVADIARSELPDVDVILTRTVDTFVALHQRAAIANENNADLFISIHCNSNPKTSFQGAETYVMGLHKSAENLEVAKTENAAILAEDNYFEQYGGFNPDADEDYIMLNMMQAANISQSIDFAQSVQNKLFEMAGLSNRGVKQAGFVVLYLTTMPGVLIETGFLSNADEENYLLQKTNQQKIAFSIVEAISEFKKATESTTLAAISTQNIIVPNEEQPSANRTYRLWFTSHNKPISTDDRKFRDLPEIWAFTDKNGYHFTFEKANTKEEISVKLNDHRESGKIKNRYLKNIRIIELEEDKIISVSDPD; this is encoded by the coding sequence ATGAAACGCCTGCAAAAGATTTTTCTTGTTTTTATCGCAGTGTTGACAGCAATTCCTTTCCATCAAAGTCTGGCAACATTGCCCCTCAGGCAACCCAGGGCGTTCAGGGTGATTATTGATGCCGGGCATGGTGGGCGAGACCCGGGCGCTTTGGGACCCAATTCTGTAGAAAAAGAAATCACACTTGAAATTGCTAAAAAAGTTGCTGATATAGCCAGATCAGAACTGCCGGATGTTGACGTTATACTCACCCGCACCGTTGACACTTTTGTGGCTTTGCACCAGCGCGCTGCCATTGCCAACGAAAATAACGCTGATCTTTTCATTTCTATCCACTGCAATTCTAATCCCAAAACATCCTTTCAGGGCGCCGAAACCTATGTAATGGGTTTGCACAAAAGTGCTGAAAACCTGGAAGTAGCAAAAACTGAAAATGCTGCTATTCTTGCCGAGGACAATTATTTTGAACAATACGGTGGTTTCAACCCCGATGCCGACGAAGATTATATTATGCTCAATATGATGCAGGCGGCTAACATCAGCCAAAGTATTGATTTTGCACAATCTGTGCAAAACAAACTTTTTGAAATGGCCGGTCTCAGCAATCGCGGTGTTAAACAGGCTGGTTTTGTGGTTTTATACCTCACCACAATGCCAGGAGTGCTCATCGAAACCGGCTTCTTGTCAAACGCTGACGAGGAGAACTATTTGTTACAAAAAACTAATCAGCAAAAAATCGCCTTTTCAATTGTAGAGGCCATTTCCGAATTCAAAAAAGCCACCGAAAGTACGACACTGGCAGCCATCTCCACACAAAATATTATTGTGCCCAATGAAGAACAACCATCTGCAAACCGCACATACCGGCTTTGGTTTACATCCCACAATAAACCCATTTCAACTGATGACCGAAAATTCAGAGATTTGCCTGAGATCTGGGCTTTTACTGATAAGAACGGGTATCATTTTACTTTTGAAAAAGCAAACACAAAAGAAGAAATCAGCGTCAAATTAAACGATCATCGGGAATCGGGGAAAATTAAAAATCGTTACTTGAAAAACATAAGAATCATTGAATTAGAAGAGGATAAAATCATTTCGGTGTCCGATCCCGATTAA